The following are encoded in a window of Pangasianodon hypophthalmus isolate fPanHyp1 chromosome 14, fPanHyp1.pri, whole genome shotgun sequence genomic DNA:
- the med13b gene encoding mediator of RNA polymerase II transcription subunit 13-like isoform X1 — MSSCFVPNGASLEDCHSNLFCLADLSGIKWKCFVWQGPTSSPIVFPVTEEDPILCSFSRCLKADVLSVWRRHQTPGRRELWLFWWGDDPNFAELIHHELSSDEDGVWESGLTYECRTLLFKAIHNLLERCLMNRCFVRIGKWFVKPYEKDEKPINKSEHLSCSFTFFLHGDNNVCTSVEINQHQPVYLLSEEHLTQAQHSSSPVQVILSPYGLNGTLTGQSFKLSDPPTQKLIEEWKQFYPIGPNTKETPEDKLDDLDWEDDSLAAVEVLVAGVRMVYPACLVLVAQSDIPTPAAASSSGTMITPGGHHSHTIHRESALSSVTLTPPTSPEEAQKVPQPAPRWTKISSAADGFSMDSTSHHGGKVPRKLASHLLEAVWQECNVDRAQKRKFSSLAGGLCEEEMDKAVVWDFVERYQRMQCNCSRHKNLKQRTSNTPGLPLPAGQPSQLPSKYKVAEKPEKAEKQQKRPQTPFHHRSSVGEDLSLEPDERGSHYRALHHGDVDTSKSQTLHTSSRDMVGSPPPPPLSPHPCEREEETPAELKRSSTPLHQQFYPPSSEACLLPSKSPDRASFDPLTSAYATAYPDSLEPTVYVGSAISPNEDTSHNPWRYFRLPGKRNMDLLPPQLPVDKLKQDSLDSAVSVTEMMASSATLKVSEERVKMYIQKKNQYLSVSVCDGEQELDADPYAFVEGDEEFSFTDKEKRPGAEPAKRNKRDDGSTSSTDDTHGSACSKPLPSTSLIHETDLAVSINDLDNLFNSDEDELTQPGARKTGSGAEEKFGGKEPKPAAADTLSCLSAADLHQMFPTPPSLEQHIMGFSPMNMGSKECGSMETGPGFTLADGPLLIGTFKMEVEEGLCSPKPTEIKDFSFVFKPEPSQVFVGSSLYAPLKTLPSQCLISLKLPEECVYRPSWTVGKLEMLQPVPAMSFLGKESNIPSVGSAMELQDYTQTYTPQTHTPFQSSSAPPSNSGAGILPSPATPRFSAPTPRTPRTPRTPRGPASAQGSMKYDNSDLYSPASTPSTLRPLSSVEPATAPSVPEAHSLYVTLILSDSTMNLFKDCNFDSCCVCVCNMNIKGADAGVYISDAGLDSQYSSTETCSCGFSAVVNRRYANGAGLFLEDELDVVGRGTDAGREAEKHLEAQRRASSVHLQDELLLLLQEQSSNPFPALCMPEPRVGLVPRPPRRLEERDYCSDCYLALEHGRQFMDNMSGGKVDETLVKNSCLHPWANRNAMDVSLLFSQDVLRMLLSLQPVLQDAIQKKRSVRSWGVQGPLTWQQFHKMAGRGSYGTDESPEPLPIPTFLVGYEYDFVVLSPFVLPYWEKLLLDPFGSQRDVGYVVVCPDNETLLTGAKTFFRDLTAVYEACRLGQHKPICKAYADGIVTVSTAGLRPQAEQPLSDWFFKMCNSINGDSITKLKLYAQVCRHDLAPYLAAQSLDSSLLSQRNPSSSSSTTQPASSSSTSTGPQNSSTATSTSTASSNSSTPAPTSATSSNSQGLGGLGSNKPSSLPPFGAQGIQHAGAQNIGTIGDSTSATSQPQAHPEPPESTMERDKVGVPTDGDSHAVSYPPAIVVYIVDPFSYEETNRGCNSSVWSLGLLYCYMEMLQFLPPHIRNAVSVQVVPCQYLLQPVRSEERHMYAQHLKSLAFSVYTQCRRPLPNSTNVKTLTGFGPGLAIDTALQSSERAEFVRLYTPPFVLAPVKDKQTELGETFGEAAQKHNVLFVAYCLSHDQRWLLASCTDQYGELLETCIISIDVPNRARRKKGSARRLGLQKLWEWCVGLVQMTSLPWRVVIGRLGRMGHGELQDWSILLSRRNLQSLSRRLKEMCRMCGISSADSPSILSACLVALEPQATFVIMPDSVSTGSVFGRSTALNMQTSQLNTPQDTSCTHILVFPTSAVVIDTPFNPIHDASDAMGGMDGILDLLVENDVDPDLINILPNSPTTSPVHSPGSHYHHGGDGSKGQSTDRMESHDETPNILQQPMALGYFVSTAKAGPLPDWFWSSCPQAKNQCPLFLKASLHLHVSSVQSDELLHSKHSHPLDSNHTSDVLRFVLEQYNALSWLTCDPATQDRRSCLPVHFVVLNQMYNFIMNVL, encoded by the exons GTGATGAAGACGGCGTGTGGGAAAGCGGTTTGACATACGAGTGCCGCACACTGCTCTTCAAAGCCATCCACAACCTGCTGGAGCGCTGCCTCATGAACCGCTGCTTTGTGCGCATCGGCAAGTGGTTTGTCAAACCCTACGAGAAAGATGAGAAGCCCATCAACAAGAG CGAGCATCTGTCCTGTTCCTTCACCTTCTTCTTGCATGGAGACAACAACGTGTGTACCAGCGTGGAGATCAACCAGCATCAGCCTGTCTACCTGCTGAGTGAGGAACACCTGACTCAGGCCCAGCACAGCAGCAGCCCAGTGCAAG TGATTCTCAGTCCATATGGTCTGAACGGTACACTCACCGGCCAGTCCTTTAAGCTTTCTGATCCGCCGACACAGAAGTTAATAGAAGAATGGAAGCAGTTCTACCCCATTGGCCCCAACACCAAGGAGACCCCAGAAGACAAGTTAGACGACTTGGACTGGGAAGATGACTCTTTGGCTGCTGTGGAGGTTCTTGTTG CTGGAGTGAGGATGGTGTACCCGGCGTGCTTGGTGCTCGTAGCCCAGTCGGATATTCCAACCCCGGCTGCAGCAAGCTCCTCTGGCACTATGATTACCCCGGGAGGACATCATAGTCACACCATACACAGAGAATCTGCCCTCTCTTCAGTTACTCTCACTCCTCCAACTTCACCAGAGGAAGCTCAAAAAG TTCCTCAGCCTGCTCCAAGATGGACAAAAATTTCCTCAGCAGCTGATGGCTTTAGTATGGACAGTACTAGTCATCATGGGGGTAAAGTTCCTCGCAAGCTGGCTAGTCATTTGTTGGAGGCAGTGTGGCAGGAATGCAATGTCGACCGTGCTCAGAA GAGAAAGTTCTCATCTTTAGCTGGTGGTCTATGTGAGGAGGAGATGGATAAAGCTGTTGTTTGGGATTTTGTTGAACGCTATCAAAGGATGCAGTGCAATTGTTCAAG ACACAAAAACCTGAAGCAGCGTACGAGTAACACTCCTGGACTTCCCCTCCCTGCTGGCCAGCCCTCTCAACTCCCCTCCAAATACAAAGTGGCAGAGAAGCCAGAGAAAGCAGAGAAACAGCAGAAGAGGCCTCAAACACCTTTCCACCACCGCAGCTCTGTGGGTGAGGATTTGAGCCTGGAGCCAGATGAGAGAGGCAGCCATTACCGTGCTCTTCACCATGGGGATGTTGATACGAGCAAATCTCAAACCCTGCACACATCATCCAGGGACATGGTTGgctcacctccacctccaccgcTCAGCCCACACCCCTGTGAGCGAGAGGAAGAGACACCAGCAGAGCTGAAACGCTCTTCCACCCCCCTTCATCAACAGTTCTACCCTCCCTCTTCCGAGGCCTGCCTTCTGCCTTCAAAAAGCCCTGATCGCGCTTCCTTTGACCCCTTGACCTCGGCGTATGCTACAGCTTACCCAGACTCTCTGGAACCCACAGTGTATGTTGGCTCAGCCATCAGCCCCAACGAGGATACGAGTCACAACCCCTGGAGGTACTTCAGACTCCCTGGCAAAAGAAACATGGACCTACTGCCTCCTCAGCTTCCTGTGGACAAACTGAAGCAGGACAGCCTGGACAGCGCTGTTTCTGTCACAGA GATGATGGCTTCCTCTGCGACTCTGAAGGTGTCAGAGGAGCGGGTGAAGATGTACATTCAAAAGAAGAACCAGTATCTCTCAGTatctgtgtgtgatggagagcaGGAGCTGGATGCAGATCCCTATGCTTTTGTGGAGGGAGACGAGGAGTTCTCTTTCACTGATAAAGAGAAGAGGCCTGGAGCAGAACCTGCAAAGAGAAACAAA AGGGATGATGGAAGTACGTCTTCGACTGATG ACACTCATGGCTCAGCCTGCAGTAAACCTCTCCCATCCACCAGCCTAATACATGAGACCGACCTGGCTGTGTCAATAAACGATCTGGATAATCTCTTCAACTCTGATGAAGATGAGCTTACG CAGCCTGGAGCCAGGAAAACTGGGAGTGGAGCTGAGGAGAAATTTGGTGGCAAGGAGCCCAAACCAGCAGCAGCAGACACTCTGTCATGTTTAA gTGCTGCAGATCTACACCAGATGTTTCCCACACCTCCATCTCTGGAGCAACACATCATGGGCTTCTCCCCCATGAACATGGGCAGTAAGGAGTGTGGTTCTATGGAAACTGGGCCAGGTTTCACTCTGGCAGATGGGCCATTGCTCATTGGGACTTTTAAAATGGAGGTGGAGGAAGGGCTTTGCAGCCCCAAGCCCACAGAGATCAAG gatttttcttttgtatttaaGCCAGAGCCTAGTCAGGTTTTTGTGGGCAGCTCTCTGTATGCTCCCTTAAAGACACTTCCTAGTCAATGCCTGATTTCCCTCAAGCTGccagaggagtgtgtgtaccGGCCCAGCTGGACTGTGGGCAAACTGGAGATGCTGCAGCCAGTGCCTGCCATGTCTTTCCTTGGCAAGGAGAG TAACATCCCTAGTGTGGGCAGTGCCATGGAGCTGCAAGACTACACACAAACGTACACCCCTCAGACCCACACTCCCTTTCAGTCCAGCAGTGCCCCACCTAGCAACAGCGGTGCAGGTATCCTACCCTCACCTGCCACGCCTCGCTTTTCAGCACCCACACCGAGGACACCACGCACCCCCCGCACCCCGCGTGGCCCTGCTAGCGCCCAGGGCTCAATGAAATATGACAACTCTGACCTGTATTCTCCCGCCTCCACCCCCTCCACCCTCAGGCCTCTCAGCTCGGTGGAACCAGCTACAGCGCCTTCGGTGCCTGAGGCCCACAGCCTCTATGTCACTCTCATCCTCTCTGACTCAACCATGAACTTGTTTAAAGACTGTAATTTTGAcagttgctgtgtgtgtgtgtgcaacatGAACATCAAGGGTGCTGATGCAGGTGTTTACATTAGTGACGCAGGCCTGGATTCACAATATTCCAGTACAGAAACCTGCTCCTGTGGCTTCAGTGCTGTCGTCAATCGGCGCTATGCGAATGGTGCTGGCCTCTTTCTTGAGGATGAGCTAGACGTTGTGGGCAGGGGCACGGATGCTGGCCGagaagcagaaaagcacctGGAAGCACAGCGCCGTGCTTCCTCAGTGCACCTCCAAGACGAGCTGCTCCTTCTGCTGCAGGAGCAATCCTCCAATCCCTTTCCTGCTCTTTGCATGCCAGAGCCCAGAGTCGGCTTAGTACCACGGCCACCTCGGCGCCTGGAGGAGAGGGACTACTGCAGCGACTGCTACCTGGCTTTGGAGCATGGTCGTCAATTCATGGACAACATGTCTGGAGGAAAAGTTGATGAAACCCTGGTCAAGAACTCGTGTTTGCACCCCTGGGCCAATCGCAACG CCATGGACGTGAGTTTGCTCTTCTCACAGGATGTGCTGAGGATGTTACTGTCTCTGCAGCCTGTGCTGCAGGACGCCATCCAGAAGAAGCGATCTGTGCGCTCCTGGGGTGTTCAGGGTCCCCTTACTTGGCAGCAGTTCCACAAGATGGCTGGCAGGGGATCCTATG GTACCGATGAATCTCCCGAGCCGTTGCCCATACCGACTTTCCTAGTTGGTTACGAGTATGACTTTGTGGTTCTGTCACCTTTTGTCCTGCCCTACTGGGAGAAGCTGTTACTGGACCCCTTTGGTTCCCAGAGAGATGTTGGCTATGTGGTGGTGTGTCCTGACAACGAGACTCTGCTGACTGGTGCTAAAACTTTCTTCAGAGACTTGACTGCAGTCTATGAG GCATGTCGGCTTGGTCAGCATAAGCCCATCTGCAAGGCCTACGCTGATGGGATAGTAACAGTGAGTACTGCTGGCTTGAGGCCTCAGGCAGAGCAACCGCTCAGTGACTGGTTCTTCAAAATGTGCAACAGCATCAACGGTGACTCCATAACAAAACTTAAACTCTACGCACAAGTGTGCCGACATGACTTGG CTCCATACCTGGCAGCCCAGTCTTTAGACAGCTCCTTGCTCTCTCAGCGGAACCCTTCATCGTCCTCCTCCACAACACAGCCTGCCAGCTCCAGCAGCACCTCGACAGGCCCTCAGAACTCCTCCACTGCCACCAGCACCTCCACAGCCAGCAGTAACAGCAGCACCCCAGCACCCACCTCTGCCACCTCCTCTAACTCTCAGGGTTTGGGAGGCTTAGGATCTAATAAGCCCagttctctccctccctttggAGCTCAAGGAATTCAGCATGCTGGAGCCCAGAACATAGGCACCATAGGGGACAGCACATCAGCCACCAGCCAGCCACAGGCTCATCCTGAGCCCCCTGAGAG CACTATGGAGAGGGACAAAGTGGGAGTGCCAACAGATGGAGACTCCCATGCTGTCAGCTACCCTCCTGCTATAGTTGTCTACATAGTGGACCCATTTAGCTATGAGGAGACGAACAGAGGCTGCAACTCTAGTGTTTGGAGTCTGGGGCTCCTCTACTGCTATATGGAGATGCTGCAGTTTTTGCCTCCACATATAAGGAATGCTGTGTCTGTGCAG GTGGTTCCCTGCCAGTATCTGCTGCAGCCCGTACGGAGTGAGGAGAGGCATATGTATGCCCAGCATTTGAAGTCCCTGGCTTTCTCTGTCTACACACAGTGCAGGAGGCCTCTCCCAAACTCTACCAACGTCAAAACACTAACAGGTTTTGGCCCTGGACTTGCCATAGACACTGCATTACAGAGCTCTGAG AGGGCAGAGTTTGTGCGTCTCTACACACCACCATTTGTCCTGGCTCCAGTGAAGGACAAGCAGACAGAGCTGGGTGAGACCTTTGGCGAGGCAGCGCAAAAACACAACGTCCTCTTTGTGGCCTACTGTTTGTCTCACGACCAGCGCTGGCTGCTGGCCAGCTGCACCGACCAGTACGGAGAGCTGCTGGAGACATGCATCATCAGCATAGATGTGCCCAACAG AGCTCGGAGGAAAAAGGGCTCAGCCCGTCGACTTGGCCTTCAGAAGCTCTGGGAGTGGTGTGTGGGCCTGGTGCAGATGACCTCACTTCCTTGGCGAGTTGTGATTGGACGGCTTGGTAGAATGGGTCATGGGGAGTTGCAAG ATTGGAGCATCCTGCTAAGCAGGCGTAACTTGCAGTCTCTGAGCCGCCGCTTGAAGGAGATGTGCAGGATGTGTGGCATCTCATCAGCAGATAGTCCCAGCATTCTTAGTGCCTGCTTAGTTGCCCTAGAGCCTCAGGCAACATTTGTCATTATGCCAG ACTCTGTATCTACTGGTTCCGTGTTTGGCCGCAGCACTGCTCTCAATATGCAGACGTCACAGCTGAACACCCCTCAGGACACCTCTTGTACCCACATACTGGTGTTTCCCACCTCTGCTGTAGTCATCGACACACCCTTCAATCCCATTCATG ATGCATCAGATGCCATGGGCGGTATGGATGGAATCCTGGACCTGCTTGTGGAGAATGATGTGGACCCTGACCTCATTAATATATTACCTAATTCTCCTACAACTTCCCCAGTGCACTCGCCTGGCTCACACTACCACCATGGAGGAGATGGCAGCAAG ggCCAGAGTACAGACCGCATGGAGTCTCATGATGAAACTCCCAACATCCTGCAGCAGCCGATGGCACTTGGTTACTTTGTGTCCACAGCCAAAGCAGGGCCGTTGCCTGACTGGTTTTGGTCCTCTTGCCCTCAGGCCAAGAACCAATGCCCCCTCTTCCTGAAG GCATCTTTACACCTGCACGTCTCCTCAGTGCAGTCCGATGAGCTGCTGCACAGTAAACACTCCCACCCACTCGACTCTAACCACACCTCAGATGTGCTCAG GTTTGTGCTGGAGCAGTACAACGCCCTCTCCTGGCTGACCTGTGACCCTGCCACGCAGGACCGCCGCTCTTGTCTCCCTGTGCACTTTGTCGTGCTTAACCAGATGTACAACTTCATCATGAACGTGCTGTAA